One genomic segment of Aulosira sp. FACHB-615 includes these proteins:
- a CDS encoding ShlB/FhaC/HecB family hemolysin secretion/activation protein, with protein sequence MICKPRITILKPLTFGFVIAAVLCNYHQVYAQTSNQQGLPPGRIEEIPVTPLPSDALPQPSEKEPLLPPVELPDQPTTGEDDPNIKFRVERIEVIGSTVFTPKDFAPITDPFIGREVSFTELLQVKEAISKFYTDKGYVTTGALISPQTLDAGVVTIQVVEGSLQEIKIVGNRRLNSNYIRDRIRLGAGKPLNVPRLLEKLQLLRLDPRIKNLSAELQTGTTPGRNILRVEVQEADTFTGSLSLDNGRSPSVGSFRRGIDIQEANLLGLGDTLNVGYTNTNGSNTIAASYTLPVNAHNGVVSFSVNQGWNNVIEDPFSVLDIQSNSTAYEFGFRQPLLQKPTQELAVGVSFSRQESQTIIGLDNIGGFPLSPGADDNGRTKISALRFTQEYTQRSNTQVFAARSQFSLGVDWLGASVSEEAPDSRFFSWRGQAQWVRQFAPDTLFLTRADLQLAANNLVPLEQFGLGGQLSVRGYRQDTLLTDNGFLFSSEFRFPIVRAKKIQGVLQLAPFVDVGQGWNSKGDNPSTNTLVGAGFGLLWKQGNNFSARLDWGIPIISVEGDKRSLQENGLYFSMQYSLF encoded by the coding sequence ATGATTTGTAAGCCGCGCATAACAATACTAAAACCTTTGACATTCGGGTTTGTTATTGCCGCAGTATTGTGTAATTATCATCAGGTATACGCCCAAACAAGCAACCAGCAAGGTTTACCACCAGGAAGGATAGAAGAAATTCCGGTTACGCCCTTACCATCAGATGCGCTACCACAGCCATCAGAAAAAGAGCCATTACTTCCGCCTGTGGAATTACCTGATCAGCCAACGACAGGAGAGGATGATCCTAATATTAAATTCCGGGTGGAACGTATTGAAGTTATTGGTAGCACAGTATTTACACCAAAAGATTTTGCGCCGATTACAGATCCTTTTATTGGGCGCGAAGTATCCTTTACAGAGTTATTACAAGTCAAAGAAGCCATCAGCAAGTTCTACACCGATAAAGGCTATGTCACCACTGGGGCTTTAATTTCACCCCAAACACTAGATGCAGGAGTTGTGACAATTCAGGTAGTAGAAGGTAGTTTGCAAGAAATCAAAATCGTGGGTAATCGACGATTGAATAGCAACTACATTCGCGATCGCATTCGTCTAGGTGCAGGAAAACCCCTGAATGTGCCGCGATTACTGGAAAAACTGCAACTACTCCGACTCGATCCACGCATTAAAAATCTCTCTGCGGAATTGCAAACCGGTACAACTCCCGGACGCAATATCTTACGTGTCGAAGTTCAAGAAGCCGACACCTTCACAGGCTCACTCAGCTTGGATAATGGGCGATCGCCTAGTGTTGGTAGTTTCCGCCGGGGTATAGATATCCAAGAGGCCAATCTATTAGGTTTAGGGGATACCTTGAATGTGGGCTATACCAATACCAATGGTAGTAATACAATTGCCGCTAGTTACACATTGCCTGTGAATGCCCACAACGGCGTTGTATCTTTTAGTGTTAACCAAGGCTGGAACAACGTTATAGAAGACCCTTTCAGCGTTCTAGATATTCAGTCAAATAGCACCGCCTACGAATTCGGATTTCGTCAACCATTACTGCAAAAGCCCACTCAAGAGTTAGCTGTAGGGGTATCATTCTCCCGCCAAGAAAGTCAAACAATCATTGGTTTAGATAATATAGGTGGCTTTCCCTTATCTCCTGGAGCCGATGATAATGGCAGAACGAAAATTTCTGCCTTGCGCTTCACCCAAGAGTATACCCAGCGCAGCAACACACAAGTTTTCGCCGCGCGATCGCAATTTAGTTTGGGAGTTGATTGGTTGGGAGCAAGTGTGAGTGAAGAGGCTCCCGATAGCCGCTTCTTTAGTTGGCGAGGACAAGCACAGTGGGTAAGACAATTTGCTCCAGATACCTTGTTTTTAACTAGGGCTGATTTACAACTAGCCGCCAATAACTTAGTACCTTTAGAGCAATTTGGATTAGGTGGACAGTTAAGCGTGCGGGGTTATCGCCAAGATACATTACTCACAGATAACGGCTTCTTGTTTTCCTCAGAATTTCGCTTTCCCATTGTGCGGGCGAAAAAAATCCAAGGAGTCTTACAACTAGCACCATTTGTTGATGTCGGCCAAGGCTGGAATAGTAAAGGTGACAATCCCTCCACCAATACCTTAGTCGGTGCTGGGTTTGGGTTGTTATGGAAACAAGGGAATAACTTCTCCGCCCGTTTAGATTGGGGTATTCCAATTATCTCTGTCGAGGGCGACAAGCGATCGCTCCAAGAAAACGGATTGTACTTCTCTATGCAGTATTCACTATTTTAA